In Bacillus sp. E(2018), the genomic window GCGAGCGGCAACTTGCCGGCAACTGTACCTTCCATGGAAGCTGCTAAACAGCTGGTCTTCAACAATACGCTAAACGCTTATTTAACCGCGATCTTTATGTTGCTTATTCTAGGTGTACTGATTGATGCAATGCGCATCTGGTACAAAGCGGTCAAGAGTGAGAAGCCTTTAGAAACAGCAGAAGAGCCATTTGTGCAAACAAAGCTTGGTGATGTATCGTGACGTTTCAAGCTGCTTGGAATTGGGTGAAGAACATCTTTCAGATCCTTTTATATATCGGAAAGGGAATCTCAAATCTGCCTGATTATCAAGCTTATGTGAAGCATCTAAAAGAAAATCATCCTGATCGCACACCGCCAACTGAAAAAGAGTTCTTTGCAGAGTTGCTCGAAAATAAATATGGCGCAAATGCAAAACGCTGTTGATAAGATTTTCATAAGTGCAGGTTGCACTTTCACCAAAAATGCATTCTTCCTAAAACGGGGAGGGTGCTTTTTTATTTGATAAGTAGTTGAGCCTAGGGTGGTGGAATCTGCTTTTTACGGTACGTGTTCTTTTATTTATTACGCGTTCGCCGGT contains:
- a CDS encoding YbdD/YjiX family protein, which gives rise to MTFQAAWNWVKNIFQILLYIGKGISNLPDYQAYVKHLKENHPDRTPPTEKEFFAELLENKYGANAKRC